The DNA window TCCGCCCATTTACCACCTTTTGATGCGATTTCGCCCTCACCTAGGCATAGACGGCGGCATGTCTGGCGGTTAGGTCAGGTCATCCATAAGCCAGGAGTGAATCATCTTATGAACAACAGCGATCTCGCCGAAGCCGTCGCCTCCGCGCATGACCTCAGCAAGGCCGACGCGCGCAAGCTGGTCGATGCCGTGATCGGCGCCATCGCCGACGCAGCCGCCAAGGGCGACGAAGTGTCGCTCAGCGGGTTCGGCAAGTTCAAGGTGAAGGACAGCCCCGCACGTCAGGGCCGCAATCCTTCGACCGGCGCGACCATCGAGATCGCCGCGTCCAAGAAGCTGACCTTCACGCCCGCCAAGGCGGTCAAGGATCGGCTGAACGGCTGATCCCCCGGACGGAGCGCGAGGCGCGGCGGCGCGATGCCGCCCGCTTGCGCGACGCCGGATATGGTTTAGGCAGCGGGCGATGATCCTTCGCCTGCTGCCTTTTCTTTTGGGCCTGCTGCCGGTGGCGGCGCTGGCCCTGCCCGCCAACCGCCCGACGCCCGGATATACCCGCGTCGCCATCGAAACATCGGTCGGCACCATCACCGTCGCGGTCGACAACAGGCGCGCGCCGCGGACGTCCGCCAACTTCCTGACCTATGTCGACGATGGCCGGTTCGACGGCGTGACCTTCTATCGCGCGGCGCGGCGCAAGAGCGATCCGCATTACGGCCTGATCCAGGGCGGCATCGACACCGATGCGCGCCGGTCGCTGCCGCCCATTCCGCACGAGCCGACCAGCCGGACGGGCATCCGCCACCTCGACGCCACGCTGTCGATGGCGCGGCCCAACCGGCCCGATTCGGCGATGGGCAATTTCTTCATCACGATCGGCGCGACACCCAATATGGACGCGCGGGGCAGCTATATCGGCTATGCCGCCTTCGGCCATGTAGTCGGCGGGATGGACGTGGTGCGCCGGATATTGGCGGTGCCCACCTGCTGCGGATCGGGACCGATGCGGGGGCAGATGATCGTCAGGCCCGTCCGCATCCTCCGCGCGCGGCGTCTGGACGGGACGCCGCACCCTTCGCCGGGGGTGAAGCCCTGGCTGATCGGCCTCCATAAGAAGACAGCGAAGTAGACAGCTACACGGGTTTTACGCGAAGGCCGGTTCGTGCCGCCGCTCGCGCCGGGTGCGGCCCGCCGGGCGGTTGAGGAAGCGTTTCCACGCCTGTTCGTGGAAGAAGAAGGCGACGGCGTTGATGACAGGTTCGACCAGCGCAATGCCGCCCGCGACGGCGACCGATCCGGTCAGCACATAGGCGACCGAAAAGCCGACGGTCAGGTGGATGGCGAGGTAGGTCAGCGTCTTGACGAGATCGAGGGGCATGGCGGGTCTCCTTCGACATGTAATTAATAATCATTCTCAATAATCGCAACATGAGTTTTCCGCTGGCTCTGATCGGATCGGGCGATCACAGAAGAGGAAAAGGAGGACGGCATGGCGGGACGGATCAGGATCGGCATTGGCGGATGGGTCTACGAGCCGTGGCGGGGCAGCTTCTATCCGCAGGGGCTGCGCCAGAAGGATGAGCTGGCCTATGTCGGCGCGCATCTGACCGCGACCGAGATCAACGCGACCTATTATAGCAGCCAGAAGCCCGCGACCTTCGCAGGCTGGGCGAAGGCGGTGCCGGACGGCTTCCAGTTCGCGGTCAAGGCATCGCGATACTGCACCAACCGCAGGCTGCTGGCCGAAGCGGGCGAATCGGTCGCGAAGTTCACCGGACAGGGAATAGCGGAGCTGGGCGACCGGCTGGGGCCGATCCTGTGGCAGTTCATGCCGACCAAGCGGTTCGATCCCGATGATTTCGAGGCGTTTCTGGCGTTGCTGCCGGCAAGCGTCGCGGGGGTGCCGCTGCGTCATGCGCTGGAGGTGCGGCATGAGAGTTTCGCCGACCCGGCCTTCATCACCATGGCGAAGCAGGCGGGCGCGGCGATCGTCTATGCCGATCATGAGGCATATCCGGCCATCGAGGGCGAGGATGTCGGTTTTTCCTACATGCGGCTGATGCGGGGGCAGGCCGACGAGCCGACCGGCTACGCGCCCGATGCCATCGCGCGCTGGGCGGATCGGGCGCGGGTGCTGGCGGAACGGGGCGATGTCTACGGCTTTTTCATCAGCGGCGCCAAGGAGCGCAATCCGGCCGCGGCGCAGATGCTGATGACACATTTAAAGTGACGCCCTGTTGCATTTAATGCAATCGGTCCGGCGGACTTTGCGATTGTTACATCAGTATGACGGGCGTAGGGGCGCGCTACCGCTCAAGTGGAGCGGCATATTCGTCATGATGGAGACCATCCATGCGTCAGATGTTTCAGGGTGCGGTTCTCGCCGCCGCTGTCGGCACGCAGTTGCTGACCTTCTATTCGGTGCTCTATGCCTGATCGTGGATTGCCCACGATCATGATCCCGCAGCAACGGGATGCGAAAAGGCCGCTTCTGGATTAACCAGAGCGGCCTTTTTACTTATTGGTAACTATTGACCCGACAGCTTCGCGCGGCGGGCGCGATCATCCCTCCGCCAGCCAGCCTGCCAGAAGATAGGCCACAACCCCGACCGGACCCAGCGCGCAGAGCGTCAGCAGGACGACCGCGATGCGGATCAGCGTCACGTCGATATGGGTGCGGTTGGCAAGCCCGGCGCACACGCCCATGATCTTGCCCTGGCGGCGGTCGAGGGTGAAACTGTTGTTCATGGAAATCTGGCCTTTCGATGGAGGAATGACGGGGAACCGATCAGGCGATCGGCACCACGGGGACGGCTGCGCTGACGAACAGGCCGGCGAAAATGACCGCGCCCAGCAGAGCGAAGGCGGCGTTGTGGATCTTGACGATGGACATGATGGATACTCCCTGATGTGCGGGCCGGATCGTCCGGCCCTGATGCAAGGCGATATTGCAGAGGCTGTGCCAATTGCGGTTTTCTGCGGAAATGGGCCATTTTTGCGCAGGACGGGCGGAAGTCGCCTTGTGAATCTTCCATGTGGTTGGGAAATTGTGCCGAAGGTTGGGGATTGTTTCGCATGGCGATGACGCTTTTCGTCTATGGCACGCTGAGGCCGGCGTTCGACGGGCCGATGGCGCGGCGGTTGAAGGCGGAAGCGGAGCATCTGGGAATGGCCCGGACGGCAGGCACTTTGATCATGGTGGCCGACTATCCCGGCTTCGTGCCGGGCGGCGCGGAGGATGTCGTCGGCGACCTGTTCGCGCTGCGCGACGCCGCCACGCTCGACTGGCTCGATGCTTATGAGGAATGCGCGGCGCATGATCCGTTGCCGCACGAATATCGGCGCGAGGCGGTGCAGATAGTGGGGAAGGACGGTCCGGCGATGGCGTGGACCTATGTCTACGCCTTTCCCACGGACGGGCTGGAGCGGGTCGCTGGCGGCGACTTCCTGGCTTGCGCGCGGCCCGGCGGGGGCTAGTGTGCAGCGAAGGGGGCGTTGGAACAAGGAGCGCCGCGATGACGACCGACCGATTGCCCGATGATGAGAACTGGATCGGCAGCACGGGACTGGCCCGCCGCCATGTGCTGACCGGAGGCGCGTTCGCCGCCGGATTTGCCGCCGCCTGCCGCCCCATCGCCAGCAGCGCGGTGCAGACGCCGGGCGATGGCCTCAAGGAAGAAACGGTGTCGATCCGGGCGAGCGACGGCTTTGCCATGCCTGCCTTCGTCGCGCGTCCGGCATCGGGCAAGCCCGCGCCGGTGATCGTCGTGGTGCACGAGATTTTCGGCGTGCATGAATGGATTCGCGACATGTGCCGCCGCTTCGCGCAGGCGGGCTATTATGCCATCGCGCCCGATCTCTTCGCCCGCCATGGCGACGCGACGAAGATCGCCGATTTCAAGCAGCTTGTCGGCACCATCGTGTCCAAGGCGCCCGACGCGCAGGTGCTGGGCGACATCGACACGACCTATGCGTGGGCGGGGAGCCATGGCGGCGACGCGAAGAAGCGCGGCATCGCCGGATTTTGCTGGGGCGGGCGCGTCGTGTGGCTCTATGCCGCGCACAGCGCCGCGCTGAAAGCCGGGGTCGCCTTCTACGGTAGGCTGGTGAGCGAGAAGACGGCGCTCCAGCCGCTGAGCGCCATCGAGGAAGTGGGCAAGCTGAAAGTCCCGGTGCTCGGCCAATATGGCGCGCTCGACAAGGGGATTCCCCTGTCCGACGTGGAGGCGATGCGGGCGGCGCTCAACAAAGCGGGCAAGTCGCCGCCCGACGCGATCACGGTTTATGAGGGCGCGGACCATGGCTTCATGGCCGATTACCGCCCAAGCTATAACGAAGCGGCGGCGAAACAGGCGTGGGCCGCAACGCTCGCCTGGTTCGGCACCTATGTGAAGCGGTGAAGTGGCTTATCTGCTCTTCATCGCCTCGACCGCGGCGAGCGTGCTCTTCACATGGCCGGCATAGCTCATCTCGCTGAGGACGAAGGCGATGCGGCCCGAAGGCGCGATGACGTAGGAGGTGCGGTCGGTCATGCCCGGCCGCATCTTGAGCGCGACGTCATAGCCGGAGACGATGTTGGGACCGGCGGAGGCGACGGCGAACTTGCCCGCGCATTCCTTGGTCGAAAAGGCGACGAGATCGTCGACCGGATCGGCCGACATGCCGATGACGGTCGCGCCCGCTGCCTTGAACTTGTCGATATTCTCGGCGAACTCGCGCGCTTCGGCGGAGCAGCCGGGGGTGAAGGCCTTGGGGAAGAAATAGAGGACGACCGGCCCGCGCTTCAACTGGTGCGAGAGGGTGAGGGTGAAGGTCTTGCCCGCCTGCGCGCCGCGCGTGGTGAAGTCGGGCGCTTTCGCTCCCACCGCCAGCGCCGCCATGGCGTTGGGCGCGGCGAGCAGGGCGGCGGCGGCAAGGGTGAGGGACAGGCGCTTGATCGGCATCGGGCGTCTCCATGGAGAAAGCAACAGGGGGCTGTGATGATCCTTAATGACGCGGCGCGCAAGCGGTCAGAAAGGGAACCGGAAACGAGGCGCAGGGGTTGGCCCGGCATGATGCGCGCGTTCGCTCTCTGCGCTCTTGCGGCTCTGGCGGCGTGCGGGCGAGAACCGGCCGGGAAGGACGATGGCCAGCCTGAGATCGTCTCCAACATCGTCGAGGACGCCGTGCCCGAGGCCGGTGAAGCAAGGCAGCCGGAGAATCGGGCGGAGGCGCAAGCGCAGCCTGCCGCCGACAGCATCCCGGCGGCGTTGCAGGGGCGCTGGACCGGCCTTCCGGATGCGTGTGGCGACCGGGCGGCGGCGCTGGAACTGAATATCGGGCCGGACAGCCTGATCTTCCACGAAAGCGTCGGGCAGGTGGAAGCGGTCAAGCGCGGCGAGGACGGCGATATGCGGGTGACGGCGGCGTTCACGGGCGAGGGCGAAAGCTGGACCCGGACACTGACGCTGAGGCCCGCCGCCGATGGCGCGACGCTGACCATCGTCAATGACGGAACAGCGACGGTGCGCAAACGCTGTTGAGCGCGGCGCGGCTCCCCTTCCTTACGTGCGCGCGGGCCGCTACAGCCGCGCGATGATCGGCCGCCTGACCTTAAGCGATTTTCGCAACCATGCGGATGCGCTGATCGTGCCCGACGCGGCGTTCGTGCTGCTGACCGGCGACAATGGCGCGGGCAAGACCAACATATTGGAAGCGGTGTCGCTGCTGGCGCCGGGGCGGGGACTGCGCGGCGCGGCGCTGTCGGCAATGGCGCGGCAGGACGGGCCGGGCGGGTTCGGGATCGCGGCGGAGGTCGACGGGGTGGTGCTGGGCACCGGCGTCACGCCCGCCGCGCCCGAGCGGCGGCAGGTGCGGATCGGCGGTGTCGCGTCTTCGGCCAATGCGCTGGCGGATCATCTGTCGATCGTGTGGCTGACGCCCGCGATGGACCGGCTGTTCCTCGACAGTCCGGGCGGTCGGCGGCGGTTCCTCGACCGGCTGACGCTGGCGCTGCATCCGGCCCATGCGGTGCATAGTGCGCGCTATGAAGCGGCGATGCGGGCGCGCAACCGGCTGATCGCGGACCTGCGGAGCGCCGATCCCTTGTGGCTCGATGCGCTGGAGGCGCAGATGGGAGAGCATGGCGCGGCGCTGGCGGCGGCGCGCGCGGACCTCGTCGCGCGGCTGAATGCCGAACTGGCGCGTCAGCCCGATGCGCCCTTCGCCCGGCCGCTGATCGCGCTGGGCGGGGACGGGGAGAGCGGTGAGCCGCTGGGGGCGAAGCTGGCGCGGGAGCGACGGCGCGATGCGGCGGCGGGGCGGACGCTGAGCGGTCCGCATCGCGACGATCTGGCCGTCACGCATGTGGCGAAGGACCAGTCCGCCGCGCTCTGTTCGACCGGAGAACAGAAGGCGCTGCTGCTGTCGATCCTGCTGGCGCACGCGGCGCTGGTGGCGGGAGAGCGGGGGCAGCCGCCCGTCCTGCTGCTCGACGAAGTGGCGGCGCATCTCGACCCGTCGCGCCGCGCTGCGCTGTTCGACCGGCTGCGGGCGAGCGGCGGGCAGGTGTGGATGACGGGCACGGAACCCGGCCTTTTTAGCGATTTGAAGGACGCGACGCGGCTGTCGGTAACGGCAGGGAAGATTTTCCGTTCCGCAGCATAACGCATCGACGAAACGATTCGTCGCCCGGCGCTTGTTCATCCGCCAGCCATCTGCCCTAAGACCGGCATCGGGGTTGAACATCCAAAGATAAGTCGGGGTCGCATTCGCTCATGTCAGTCGGTTTTCGCGCGTTTTTCGCGGCGGTCCTTGTTGCGCTCTCGACATTGGCATCCGTTCCCGCCGTCGCCGGCACGCTCCAGTGCGCGCCCTTCGCCCGCCAGCAGTCGGGCATCGACCTGCATGGTAATGCGAATAGCTGGTGGGGTCAGGCCGAAGGGCGTTACGACCGGGGTCATGAGCCGCAGGTCGGCGCGGTGCTTTCCTTCGCTTCCAGCCGCTCCATGCCGGTCGGCCATGTCGCCATGGTGAGCAAGGTCGTCAATGCGCGCGAAGTGCTGCTGACCCACGCCAACTGGTCCTATCGCGGCGGTATCGAGCGCAATGTCCGCGCCGTCGACGTGTCGCCGAACAATGACTGGACCGATGTGCGGGTGTGGTATGGCCCGACCGGTGACCTTGGCCTGCGGTCCAACCGCGCCAACGGCTTCATTTACGCCCATGCGCCCAAGGCCGCGCCGGTGCTGATCGCCGCCGCCGACACCAGCGGTCCTGCGCTTCGCGCTGCTTTCTGAGCATTTAACCATTCCCAAACCGTCCGCGGTCTAGGGTCGCTCCCGGTGGGGCGATTCTTGGACTTTCGCGGGATCGCATGATGATGGGGAAATTGCGCACGATGGCGGCGGGGGTGCTGCTGTCGGGCTTCATGACGGTGCCGGCGTTCGCCGCCGCGCTCCAGTGCGTGCCTTACGCGCGCGCGGTGTCGGGCGTCGCGATACGCGGCGACGCGCTGACATGGTGGGATCAGGCGGACGGCCTCTACAAACGTGGGCACACGCCCCGTAAGGGCGCGGTGCTGGCGTTCAAGCCCTATGGGCCGATGGCGCTGGGCCATGTCGCGGTGGTGAGCCGGGTGCTGGACGAGCGCCGCGTGCTGATCCGCCATGCGAACTGGTCCGCGCCCGGCGCGATCGAGGAGGATGTGCTGGCGCTCGACGTGTCGGACGAGGGCGACTGGAGCGCGGTGCGCGTGTGGCACAGCCCGACCGGGCAGATGGGCGCGCGGACCAACCCGACCTTCGGCTTCATCTATCCGGCCAAGCCGAAGCTGCACGACTTCACGCCCGATCCGGCGCTGGGCGATTATGTGCGGATGGCGAAGGCCGACGACGCCGCGTGGAAGGTCACGCCCGCCGTGATGCGCGACGAGCAGGCGACAAAACCGAAACGAAAGGTCGCGCCGAGGCTGAATACCGACATGTCGGTCATGACCTTCGCCGAAGCAGCGCCAGTGCAGCGCACGCTGTCCGTCATCATCGCGGAAGTGAAGCGCGAGGCGGCGCGGGAAATGAAAAGGGGCGCTTCGTAGCGCCCCTTCGTCTCACTCCGCGTCGGCGGGCTTGTCTTCGCTGCCCTCTGCCGGGTTTTCATACCAGGCCTCGACCTCGCCGGTCAGCTTGATCGTCAGCGGATTGCCGTGGCGGTCGCGGGTCTTGCCCGCGGCGACGCGAATCCAGCCTTCCGAAATGCAATATTCCTCCACATCCTTGCGCTCCCGCCCCTTGAAGCGGATGCCGATGCCGCGCTGAAGCACATCCATATCGAAATGGGGGCTTTTGGGGTTGGTCGAAAGATGGTCGGGGGGCGTGTCGCTCATGGGGAACGCCCCTAGCGTCCCGCAGGTGCAGGCGTCAACCGCCGCGCCCTTCATCGACATCGCAAAAGATGCGGCGGATCGCGCCGGACGAAAGCCAGCCTTCGAACCGGCTCTGCGCATCGGCAAGGCC is part of the Sphingobium amiense genome and encodes:
- a CDS encoding HU family DNA-binding protein translates to MNNSDLAEAVASAHDLSKADARKLVDAVIGAIADAAAKGDEVSLSGFGKFKVKDSPARQGRNPSTGATIEIAASKKLTFTPAKAVKDRLNG
- a CDS encoding peptidylprolyl isomerase; translation: MILRLLPFLLGLLPVAALALPANRPTPGYTRVAIETSVGTITVAVDNRRAPRTSANFLTYVDDGRFDGVTFYRAARRKSDPHYGLIQGGIDTDARRSLPPIPHEPTSRTGIRHLDATLSMARPNRPDSAMGNFFITIGATPNMDARGSYIGYAAFGHVVGGMDVVRRILAVPTCCGSGPMRGQMIVRPVRILRARRLDGTPHPSPGVKPWLIGLHKKTAK
- a CDS encoding DUF2061 domain-containing protein, translated to MPLDLVKTLTYLAIHLTVGFSVAYVLTGSVAVAGGIALVEPVINAVAFFFHEQAWKRFLNRPAGRTRRERRHEPAFA
- a CDS encoding DUF72 domain-containing protein, translating into MAGRIRIGIGGWVYEPWRGSFYPQGLRQKDELAYVGAHLTATEINATYYSSQKPATFAGWAKAVPDGFQFAVKASRYCTNRRLLAEAGESVAKFTGQGIAELGDRLGPILWQFMPTKRFDPDDFEAFLALLPASVAGVPLRHALEVRHESFADPAFITMAKQAGAAIVYADHEAYPAIEGEDVGFSYMRLMRGQADEPTGYAPDAIARWADRARVLAERGDVYGFFISGAKERNPAAAQMLMTHLK
- a CDS encoding PspC domain-containing protein — protein: MNNSFTLDRRQGKIMGVCAGLANRTHIDVTLIRIAVVLLTLCALGPVGVVAYLLAGWLAEG
- a CDS encoding gamma-glutamylcyclotransferase family protein, coding for MAMTLFVYGTLRPAFDGPMARRLKAEAEHLGMARTAGTLIMVADYPGFVPGGAEDVVGDLFALRDAATLDWLDAYEECAAHDPLPHEYRREAVQIVGKDGPAMAWTYVYAFPTDGLERVAGGDFLACARPGGG
- a CDS encoding dienelactone hydrolase family protein, producing MTTDRLPDDENWIGSTGLARRHVLTGGAFAAGFAAACRPIASSAVQTPGDGLKEETVSIRASDGFAMPAFVARPASGKPAPVIVVVHEIFGVHEWIRDMCRRFAQAGYYAIAPDLFARHGDATKIADFKQLVGTIVSKAPDAQVLGDIDTTYAWAGSHGGDAKKRGIAGFCWGGRVVWLYAAHSAALKAGVAFYGRLVSEKTALQPLSAIEEVGKLKVPVLGQYGALDKGIPLSDVEAMRAALNKAGKSPPDAITVYEGADHGFMADYRPSYNEAAAKQAWAATLAWFGTYVKR
- a CDS encoding peroxiredoxin, giving the protein MPIKRLSLTLAAAALLAAPNAMAALAVGAKAPDFTTRGAQAGKTFTLTLSHQLKRGPVVLYFFPKAFTPGCSAEAREFAENIDKFKAAGATVIGMSADPVDDLVAFSTKECAGKFAVASAGPNIVSGYDVALKMRPGMTDRTSYVIAPSGRIAFVLSEMSYAGHVKSTLAAVEAMKSR
- the recF gene encoding DNA replication/repair protein RecF (All proteins in this family for which functions are known are DNA-binding proteins that assist the filamentation of RecA onto DNA for the initiation of recombination or recombinational repair.); this translates as MIGRLTLSDFRNHADALIVPDAAFVLLTGDNGAGKTNILEAVSLLAPGRGLRGAALSAMARQDGPGGFGIAAEVDGVVLGTGVTPAAPERRQVRIGGVASSANALADHLSIVWLTPAMDRLFLDSPGGRRRFLDRLTLALHPAHAVHSARYEAAMRARNRLIADLRSADPLWLDALEAQMGEHGAALAAARADLVARLNAELARQPDAPFARPLIALGGDGESGEPLGAKLARERRRDAAAGRTLSGPHRDDLAVTHVAKDQSAALCSTGEQKALLLSILLAHAALVAGERGQPPVLLLDEVAAHLDPSRRAALFDRLRASGGQVWMTGTEPGLFSDLKDATRLSVTAGKIFRSAA
- a CDS encoding CHAP domain-containing protein, whose amino-acid sequence is MSVGFRAFFAAVLVALSTLASVPAVAGTLQCAPFARQQSGIDLHGNANSWWGQAEGRYDRGHEPQVGAVLSFASSRSMPVGHVAMVSKVVNAREVLLTHANWSYRGGIERNVRAVDVSPNNDWTDVRVWYGPTGDLGLRSNRANGFIYAHAPKAAPVLIAAADTSGPALRAAF
- a CDS encoding CHAP domain-containing protein; its protein translation is MMGKLRTMAAGVLLSGFMTVPAFAAALQCVPYARAVSGVAIRGDALTWWDQADGLYKRGHTPRKGAVLAFKPYGPMALGHVAVVSRVLDERRVLIRHANWSAPGAIEEDVLALDVSDEGDWSAVRVWHSPTGQMGARTNPTFGFIYPAKPKLHDFTPDPALGDYVRMAKADDAAWKVTPAVMRDEQATKPKRKVAPRLNTDMSVMTFAEAAPVQRTLSVIIAEVKREAAREMKRGAS
- a CDS encoding DUF3297 family protein, with the translated sequence MSDTPPDHLSTNPKSPHFDMDVLQRGIGIRFKGRERKDVEEYCISEGWIRVAAGKTRDRHGNPLTIKLTGEVEAWYENPAEGSEDKPADAE